The following are encoded in a window of Halosolutus halophilus genomic DNA:
- a CDS encoding HVO_2901 family zinc finger protein, whose protein sequence is MHTCRNCNQSFQTELALELHRDTCKKGQLFCQVCGDRFREGDATKDGWHYTCPNEDCDGDGLQEDLFHVEDVRTATH, encoded by the coding sequence ATGCACACCTGTCGCAACTGCAACCAGTCGTTCCAGACGGAGCTCGCCCTCGAGTTACATCGGGATACCTGCAAGAAAGGCCAACTGTTCTGTCAGGTATGCGGCGATCGGTTCCGAGAAGGAGACGCCACGAAAGACGGGTGGCACTATACCTGTCCGAACGAGGACTGCGACGGCGACGGACTGCAGGAAGATCTCTTTCACGTCGAAGACGTCCGGACGGCGACACACTGA
- a CDS encoding class II fumarate hydratase, whose translation MGADDEFRIEEDSLGEMQVPADAYWGAQTQRAIGNFPISGITFGRRFVRALGVVKKAAAQANRDLGLVEDDVAAAIIEAADEVIAGEHDDQFPVDVFQTGSGTSSNMNANEVIANRAAEIMGAEIGDRVVHPNDHVNYGQSSNDVIPTAMHVASLEAVEKDVIPALDTLREALEAKEEEFDDVVKTGRTHLQDATPVTLGQEFGGYRTQVEKGLSRVDKVREHLAELALGGTATGTGLNTHEEFPGRAAEYITKETGVQFREADDHFEAQAAHDAMSEAHGALRVVAGSLNKIANDLRLLASGPRNGLGEIEQPENQPGSSIMPGKINPVVAEAVNQVHKQVVGNDAAVSAGAAEGQIDLNLYKPVLAHNFLQSAELLSNASQVFADRFVDPLEANRDYCEQQVEQSMALATSLNVHIGYDKASEVAKTALKEDKTVREVVLEKGYLSEDEADEVLDPRKMTERGILGQDD comes from the coding sequence ATGGGAGCCGACGACGAGTTCCGTATCGAGGAGGACAGCCTCGGCGAAATGCAGGTCCCGGCCGACGCCTACTGGGGCGCACAGACCCAGCGTGCGATCGGGAACTTCCCGATCTCGGGGATCACCTTCGGGCGGCGGTTCGTCCGGGCGCTCGGCGTGGTCAAGAAGGCCGCCGCACAGGCCAACCGCGACCTGGGCCTGGTCGAGGACGACGTCGCGGCGGCGATCATCGAGGCCGCCGACGAGGTCATCGCCGGCGAACACGACGACCAGTTCCCCGTCGACGTCTTCCAGACCGGTTCGGGAACCTCGTCGAATATGAACGCCAACGAGGTCATCGCCAACCGCGCCGCCGAGATCATGGGCGCGGAGATCGGCGATCGGGTCGTCCACCCGAACGACCACGTCAACTACGGCCAGTCGAGCAACGACGTCATCCCGACGGCGATGCACGTCGCCTCCCTCGAGGCTGTCGAAAAGGACGTCATTCCGGCGCTCGACACCCTCCGAGAGGCACTCGAGGCGAAAGAAGAGGAGTTCGACGACGTCGTCAAGACCGGTCGCACCCACCTGCAGGACGCGACGCCGGTCACCCTCGGCCAGGAGTTCGGCGGCTACCGCACGCAGGTCGAGAAGGGTCTCTCCCGCGTCGACAAGGTCCGCGAACACCTCGCGGAACTCGCCCTCGGCGGGACCGCGACCGGGACGGGACTGAACACCCACGAGGAGTTCCCCGGCCGCGCTGCCGAGTACATCACCAAGGAGACCGGCGTCCAGTTCCGCGAGGCGGACGATCACTTCGAGGCCCAGGCCGCCCACGACGCGATGTCCGAGGCCCACGGCGCGCTGCGCGTCGTCGCCGGTTCGCTCAACAAGATCGCGAACGACCTGCGCCTGCTCGCCTCCGGTCCGCGAAACGGCCTCGGCGAGATCGAACAACCCGAGAACCAGCCCGGATCCTCGATCATGCCCGGGAAGATCAACCCGGTCGTGGCCGAGGCCGTCAACCAGGTCCACAAGCAGGTCGTCGGCAACGACGCCGCCGTCTCCGCCGGCGCCGCCGAGGGCCAGATCGACCTCAACCTCTACAAGCCCGTTCTCGCGCACAACTTCCTCCAGTCCGCGGAACTGCTCTCGAACGCCAGCCAGGTCTTCGCCGATCGCTTCGTCGATCCGCTGGAAGCCAACCGCGACTACTGTGAGCAACAGGTCGAACAGTCGATGGCACTCGCGACGTCGCTCAACGTCCACATCGGTTACGACAAGGCCAGCGAGGTCGCGAAGACCGCGCTCAAGGAGGACAAGACGGTCCGCGAGGTCGTCCTCGAGAAAGGCTACCTCAGCGAGGACGAGGCCGACGAGGTGCTCGACCCCCGGAAGATGACCGAGCGCGGGATCCTCGGCCAGGACGACTGA
- a CDS encoding PH domain-containing protein, translating to MNRLHPLSAASFALQYGFLWLWIPIVLVIGLASLTDVVSPSRAPFAAPIGFLAGVAYGVAYYYRFEYEVTETTVDVASGVVARRSREIPYRRIQNVDVRQGVVQRLLGLAIVSIETAGGGDSEATLNFVSEAEAERLQREIRRRTAAVKDRRRRRESDERDQRDASATAADRPADPDAVDDPDTDSDRDAAFDAESDRPESAAEEQERRDSDRPVSGTGGAAAAGTDRTEPVDRIEHRRKRLFDLESRELLLYSFTSFRPAAVAAVTFVFFLATDTIIDLLVAAAQPFGGPRDLATGDPGSYGIFTVVSAINGILATYLVSVAYTFATYYDFQLGRAGDDFVYERGLLQRYSGSIPVEKVQSVTITDNPVQRLIDYAGLWVETAGYGPDSDSGSQSAVPLAERGRVHRFTENLTGVETPVFRRPPTLARRRYLVRFSLVALVVVAIAFAVAQATPLDRWYLAAIVFAAVPPAAHLRYVHLGYYVGEDHLVIRRGFWRRRTTVIPYYRIQTVSTRRSIFQRRLGLASLVVDTASSRTFFWSTPTIYDVDLADARDVQDTGRKRLQTALRERAREDEIGLEVDFT from the coding sequence ATGAACCGCCTCCATCCGCTCAGCGCGGCCTCGTTCGCCCTCCAGTACGGGTTCCTCTGGCTCTGGATCCCGATCGTGCTGGTCATCGGGCTGGCGAGTCTCACCGACGTCGTCAGCCCGTCCCGGGCACCGTTCGCCGCGCCGATCGGTTTCCTGGCCGGCGTCGCGTACGGGGTCGCGTACTACTACCGGTTCGAGTACGAAGTCACGGAGACGACCGTCGACGTGGCCTCCGGCGTTGTCGCCCGCCGGTCCCGGGAGATACCCTACCGCCGGATCCAGAACGTCGACGTCCGGCAGGGGGTCGTCCAGCGCCTGCTCGGCCTCGCGATCGTCTCGATCGAGACCGCCGGCGGTGGCGACAGCGAGGCGACCCTCAACTTCGTCAGCGAGGCCGAGGCGGAGCGACTCCAGCGCGAGATCAGGCGACGCACCGCCGCGGTGAAAGACCGACGACGACGGCGCGAATCGGACGAGCGCGACCAACGCGACGCCTCTGCGACGGCGGCCGATCGTCCCGCCGATCCGGACGCAGTCGACGATCCCGATACCGACTCCGACCGGGATGCGGCGTTCGACGCCGAATCCGATCGGCCGGAATCGGCTGCCGAGGAACAGGAACGTCGGGATTCCGATCGCCCGGTGTCCGGGACCGGGGGCGCAGCCGCAGCCGGGACGGACCGAACCGAGCCAGTCGATCGGATCGAGCACCGCCGGAAGCGGCTGTTCGACCTCGAGTCGCGCGAACTGCTGCTCTACTCGTTCACCTCGTTCCGGCCGGCTGCCGTCGCGGCCGTGACGTTCGTCTTCTTCCTCGCGACGGACACGATCATCGACCTGCTCGTGGCCGCAGCACAGCCGTTCGGCGGGCCACGGGATCTCGCGACCGGCGACCCGGGGAGCTACGGGATCTTCACGGTCGTGTCGGCGATCAACGGGATCCTCGCCACCTACCTCGTGAGCGTCGCCTACACGTTCGCGACCTACTACGACTTCCAGCTCGGCCGCGCCGGCGATGACTTCGTCTACGAGCGCGGGCTGCTCCAGCGCTACAGCGGGTCGATCCCCGTCGAGAAGGTCCAGTCGGTCACGATCACGGACAATCCCGTCCAGCGGCTGATCGACTACGCCGGACTCTGGGTCGAGACCGCCGGGTACGGCCCCGATAGCGACAGCGGAAGCCAGTCCGCCGTCCCGCTCGCGGAACGGGGTCGCGTCCACCGGTTCACCGAGAACCTCACCGGCGTCGAGACGCCCGTCTTCCGGAGGCCGCCGACGCTCGCCCGGCGACGGTACCTCGTCCGGTTCTCGCTGGTCGCGCTGGTCGTCGTCGCGATCGCGTTCGCCGTTGCGCAGGCGACCCCGCTCGATCGGTGGTATCTCGCAGCGATCGTCTTCGCCGCGGTGCCCCCCGCGGCGCACCTCCGGTACGTCCACCTCGGCTACTACGTCGGCGAGGACCACCTCGTGATCCGACGGGGCTTCTGGCGTCGACGAACGACCGTGATCCCCTACTACCGCATCCAGACCGTGTCGACCCGCCGATCGATCTTCCAGCGCCGACTGGGGCTGGCGTCGCTGGTCGTCGACACCGCCAGTTCCCGGACTTTCTTCTGGTCGACGCCGACGATCTACGACGTCGACCTCGCGGACGCGCGGGACGTCCAGGACACCGGTCGGAAGCGACTCCAGACCGCCTTGCGCGAACGCGCCCGCGAAGACGAGATCGGCCTGGAAGTCGACTTCACCTGA
- a CDS encoding PH domain-containing protein encodes MESLHPRIRLFWIAQAAIGAIVVGVVLVAVDRWLRSVPTVALATVVAIGIALGVGYAVRLYQVWQFELQSDALYLERGVVTFVETAVPFVRVQHVDTQFGPIERVLGLSSVVVYTAGSRNADVKIPGLTPDRARDLQDTLRELAVESEVDDAV; translated from the coding sequence ATGGAGTCCCTTCACCCCCGCATCAGGTTGTTCTGGATCGCGCAGGCGGCGATCGGTGCGATCGTCGTCGGCGTCGTTCTCGTGGCCGTCGATCGGTGGCTCAGGTCCGTCCCGACCGTCGCGCTGGCGACCGTCGTCGCGATCGGGATCGCGCTCGGCGTGGGGTACGCGGTTCGGCTCTACCAGGTCTGGCAGTTCGAACTCCAGTCGGACGCCCTCTACCTCGAGCGCGGGGTGGTGACGTTCGTCGAGACCGCAGTGCCGTTCGTCCGCGTCCAGCACGTCGACACCCAGTTCGGGCCGATCGAACGGGTGCTCGGGCTCTCGAGCGTCGTCGTCTACACTGCCGGCTCGCGGAACGCGGACGTCAAGATTCCGGGATTGACGCCGGATCGCGCACGGGACCTGCAGGACACCCTCCGTGAACTCGCCGTCGAGAGCGAGGTCGACGACGCCGTATGA
- a CDS encoding BolA family protein has translation MKPADVENVIESELEGADATVTYARDEHDDDHLAATVVSPSFEGLPLVQQHQQVYDALDDHMTTDIHALELSTYTPAEYDEADAR, from the coding sequence ATGAAGCCAGCCGACGTCGAAAACGTCATCGAATCGGAACTCGAAGGTGCCGACGCGACAGTCACGTACGCACGCGACGAGCACGACGACGACCACCTCGCGGCGACGGTCGTCTCGCCGTCCTTCGAGGGACTGCCGCTCGTCCAGCAACACCAGCAGGTCTACGACGCCCTCGACGATCACATGACCACCGACATCCATGCGCTCGAACTCTCGACGTACACCCCGGCGGAGTACGACGAAGCGGACGCCCGCTGA
- a CDS encoding DUF7523 family protein: MSLAAETRRAVDRRPFLVAALRAGVVNYTAAARYLNVDGDPEAIATALRRYAEELPAYESTGRDVRVRMRSGIGVIGGENDGEGGNEADDGEGSEMAGDPGLLTVGGVTFDACDGGGTAIVASGGVDPAALAHALQALSIADVDPDAAAVGDGTMVIVVDRRDGATALRTVEAALDRVPDR; this comes from the coding sequence ATGTCACTGGCAGCCGAGACGCGCCGAGCAGTCGATCGCCGCCCCTTCCTCGTGGCTGCCCTGCGGGCTGGCGTCGTCAACTACACCGCCGCCGCACGTTACCTGAACGTCGACGGGGATCCGGAGGCGATCGCGACCGCACTGCGCCGGTACGCCGAGGAGTTACCGGCCTACGAGTCGACCGGGCGTGACGTCAGGGTCCGGATGCGAAGCGGGATCGGCGTGATCGGCGGCGAGAACGACGGTGAGGGCGGCAACGAGGCCGATGACGGAGAGGGCAGCGAGATGGCTGGCGATCCCGGTCTGCTAACGGTCGGCGGGGTCACCTTCGACGCGTGTGACGGCGGGGGAACGGCGATCGTCGCGAGCGGCGGCGTCGATCCGGCCGCGCTCGCCCACGCCCTGCAGGCGCTCTCGATCGCGGACGTCGATCCCGACGCGGCCGCGGTCGGCGACGGGACGATGGTGATCGTCGTCGACCGCCGCGACGGCGCGACCGCCCTCCGGACGGTCGAGGCGGCCCTCGATCGGGTCCCGGATCGGTAG
- the cysS gene encoding cysteine--tRNA ligase — protein MTLHVTNTLTGAKEPFEPQDSENVLLYYCGLTVSDPPHLGHARSWVHVDVMHRWLEYLGYDVRHVENFTDVNEKIVARVGEDDLGDDEADVAETYIERSLADMRSLNLLRAEVYPRVSEHVPEIIDLVETLVEKGYAYESSGSVYFDVTRFEEYGKLSNQDLEEIESQGDPDERSEKRHPADFALWKADGVDEEAVHEHSHEGVDHGDEPPTGQTWESPWGEGRPGWHIECSAMSMTHLGETLDLHVGGRDLVFPHHENEIAQSEAATDRQFANYWLHCELFQMDDEKMSSSLGNFVTVEDAVDRWGTNVLRTFLTAGSYNSKQLYGDEPIAEAQERWDRLERAHEAAVDAIDSPDAFSTVADDRLRAKIDDARETFTAAMNDDFNTREAQSALLSIASAVNRHFEETTGNGDGEDSGYDYRGLRRAVEALEELGGVLGLSFTGETTGKAALAGDVVELVLDVRERERADGNYDRADELRDELEALGIEVQDTDDGPTYRLPSDAE, from the coding sequence ATGACCCTGCACGTGACGAACACGTTGACGGGCGCAAAAGAGCCGTTCGAGCCACAGGATTCCGAGAACGTTCTGCTCTACTACTGTGGCCTGACGGTCTCGGATCCGCCCCACCTGGGCCATGCGCGATCGTGGGTCCACGTCGACGTCATGCACCGGTGGCTCGAGTACCTCGGCTACGACGTGCGTCACGTCGAGAACTTCACCGACGTCAATGAGAAAATCGTCGCCCGCGTGGGCGAAGACGACCTCGGGGACGACGAGGCCGACGTCGCGGAGACCTACATCGAGCGCTCCCTCGCCGACATGCGCTCCCTGAACCTCCTGCGGGCGGAGGTCTACCCGCGGGTCTCCGAGCACGTTCCCGAGATCATCGACCTCGTCGAGACGCTCGTCGAGAAGGGCTACGCCTACGAATCCAGCGGTTCGGTCTACTTCGACGTGACCCGCTTCGAGGAGTACGGCAAACTCTCGAACCAGGACCTCGAGGAGATCGAGTCCCAGGGCGACCCGGACGAGCGATCGGAGAAACGGCATCCGGCGGACTTCGCGCTCTGGAAGGCCGACGGCGTCGACGAGGAAGCCGTCCACGAGCACAGCCACGAGGGCGTCGACCACGGAGACGAGCCACCTACGGGGCAGACCTGGGAGTCGCCGTGGGGCGAGGGCCGCCCCGGCTGGCACATCGAGTGCTCGGCGATGAGCATGACCCACCTCGGCGAGACGCTGGATCTCCACGTCGGCGGGCGGGACCTCGTCTTCCCTCACCACGAGAACGAGATCGCCCAGTCCGAGGCCGCCACGGACCGGCAGTTCGCGAACTACTGGCTCCACTGCGAACTGTTCCAGATGGACGACGAGAAGATGTCCTCGAGCCTGGGGAACTTCGTCACCGTCGAAGACGCGGTCGATCGCTGGGGGACGAACGTACTTCGAACGTTCCTCACCGCCGGCTCCTACAACAGCAAACAGCTCTACGGCGACGAACCGATCGCCGAAGCCCAGGAGCGTTGGGACCGACTGGAGCGGGCCCACGAAGCCGCCGTCGACGCCATCGACTCGCCGGACGCGTTTTCCACGGTCGCGGACGATCGGCTGAGGGCCAAAATCGACGACGCGCGCGAGACGTTCACGGCCGCGATGAACGACGACTTCAACACCCGCGAGGCCCAGTCGGCGCTGCTGTCGATCGCCTCGGCGGTCAACCGACATTTCGAGGAGACGACCGGGAACGGGGACGGCGAGGACAGCGGATACGACTACCGTGGCCTTCGCCGCGCCGTCGAGGCGCTCGAGGAACTCGGCGGCGTCCTCGGCCTCTCGTTCACCGGAGAGACGACGGGCAAGGCGGCCCTCGCCGGTGACGTGGTCGAACTCGTGCTCGACGTCCGGGAACGGGAACGGGCCGACGGCAACTACGACCGCGCCGACGAGTTGCGCGACGAACTCGAAGCCCTCGGAATCGAGGTCCAGGACACCGACGACGGGCCGACGTACCGACTGCCGTCGGACGCCGAGTGA
- a CDS encoding DUF6517 family protein codes for MNRRLFVATFASGIVGTSAGCLGFLDDITSFSASPAIVNADQADEAGYEYQGTVEQVETKSVPRTDESVEVTNYVSQYTRTITTPLDVLDGSDTEAGVFAIITTPQVRVAGKDYNPVGDMSNAEIAERIQNQYDALSVDGSVGERSVEGLETSIDVETFEGEAAFQGQQGVDVFVDVAQPDHDDDHLVIVGVYPDDYNLPVTDEKARIDTMIRGLEHGDDVDADIKTEGE; via the coding sequence ATGAATCGACGACTGTTCGTCGCCACGTTCGCGTCCGGAATCGTCGGCACCTCGGCCGGCTGTCTCGGCTTTCTCGACGATATCACCTCGTTTTCGGCGTCACCGGCGATCGTCAACGCCGATCAGGCCGACGAGGCCGGCTACGAGTACCAGGGTACCGTCGAGCAGGTCGAGACGAAATCGGTACCCCGGACGGACGAGTCCGTCGAGGTGACGAACTACGTCAGCCAGTACACCCGGACGATCACGACGCCGCTCGACGTCCTCGACGGCAGCGACACCGAGGCGGGCGTCTTCGCGATTATCACAACTCCACAGGTGCGCGTCGCCGGGAAGGATTACAACCCCGTCGGCGACATGTCGAACGCCGAGATCGCGGAACGCATTCAGAACCAGTACGACGCGCTCTCGGTCGACGGGTCGGTCGGCGAGCGATCCGTCGAGGGACTGGAAACGTCGATCGACGTCGAGACGTTCGAAGGGGAGGCGGCGTTCCAGGGCCAGCAGGGCGTCGACGTCTTCGTGGACGTCGCACAACCCGATCACGACGACGACCATCTCGTGATCGTCGGCGTCTATCCCGACGACTACAACCTCCCGGTCACGGACGAGAAAGCGCGAATCGACACGATGATCCGCGGACTGGAACACGGCGACGACGTCGACGCCGACATCAAAACCGAAGGCGAATAG
- a CDS encoding presenilin family intramembrane aspartyl protease PSH produces MNDRTRVLAAVGLTVLLFLGVQLGALALTDPFQESDRQAVEDPDNPTNSIVYFAIILGATGFMLAAFRYDLQWLIRAMIIGVSVMLAWFVFLEFVPSAVTVGDTNVLAALAAIGVGAGLLFYPEWYVIDTAGVLMGAGAAALFGISFGLLPAILLLAVLAVYDAISVYGTEHMLDLAEGVMDLKIPVVLVVPTTLSYSYLAAGSTDDVLEDGGAGSDGTIEAPRSAEETGADTDGDAAAAIDGDDSGDEGPPADELDRDALFIGLGDAVIPTILVVSAAYFVEVGTIAVPVITLNVAALGAILGTIAGLLVLMYMVLKGRPHAGLPLLNGGAIGGYLLGALASGLSIVTALGF; encoded by the coding sequence ATGAACGACCGGACGCGGGTGCTCGCCGCCGTCGGGCTGACGGTCCTGCTGTTTCTCGGTGTCCAGTTGGGTGCGCTGGCACTGACCGACCCCTTCCAGGAGTCCGATCGGCAGGCCGTCGAGGACCCCGACAACCCGACGAACAGTATTGTCTACTTCGCGATTATTCTCGGCGCGACCGGGTTCATGCTCGCGGCGTTCAGGTACGACCTCCAGTGGCTCATCAGGGCGATGATCATCGGCGTCAGCGTGATGCTCGCCTGGTTCGTCTTCCTCGAGTTCGTTCCGTCGGCCGTGACCGTCGGCGACACCAACGTCCTCGCCGCCCTCGCGGCGATCGGCGTCGGTGCGGGCCTGCTGTTCTACCCGGAGTGGTACGTCATCGACACGGCCGGGGTCCTGATGGGTGCCGGCGCGGCCGCCCTCTTCGGGATCAGTTTCGGGCTCCTGCCCGCGATCCTGCTGCTCGCCGTGCTCGCCGTTTACGACGCGATCAGCGTCTACGGGACCGAACACATGCTCGACCTCGCCGAGGGGGTGATGGACCTGAAGATCCCGGTCGTCCTCGTCGTCCCGACGACGCTCTCGTACTCGTATCTCGCGGCCGGGAGTACCGACGACGTGCTCGAAGACGGCGGTGCCGGATCTGACGGGACGATCGAGGCGCCCCGTTCCGCGGAAGAAACAGGGGCCGACACCGACGGTGACGCGGCGGCTGCGATCGACGGCGACGACAGCGGCGACGAGGGCCCACCGGCCGACGAACTGGACCGCGACGCCCTCTTCATCGGCCTCGGCGACGCCGTCATTCCGACCATCCTCGTCGTGAGCGCCGCGTACTTCGTCGAGGTCGGGACGATCGCCGTTCCCGTGATCACGCTGAACGTCGCGGCACTGGGGGCGATCCTCGGGACGATCGCCGGACTGCTCGTACTCATGTACATGGTCCTCAAGGGCCGCCCCCACGCGGGCCTGCCGCTGCTCAACGGCGGCGCGATCGGCGGCTACCTGCTCGGGGCGCTCGCAAGCGGACTCTCGATCGTCACGGCGCTCGGTTTCTAG
- a CDS encoding H/ACA ribonucleoprotein complex subunit GAR1, giving the protein MRRIGQVVRTAQGLAILRADDGDETDRDAIGTTVLDESLDEVGRVVDVFGPVDRPYLAVTPDEDVHLPSLVGSTLYAR; this is encoded by the coding sequence ATGCGCCGGATCGGACAGGTCGTCCGCACCGCGCAGGGACTCGCGATCCTGCGGGCGGACGACGGCGACGAAACCGATCGCGACGCCATCGGGACGACGGTCCTCGACGAGTCGCTCGACGAGGTCGGTCGCGTCGTCGACGTCTTCGGTCCCGTCGATCGGCCCTATCTGGCGGTGACGCCGGACGAAGACGTTCATCTGCCGTCGCTAGTCGGGTCGACGCTGTACGCGCGCTAG
- the srp19 gene encoding signal recognition particle subunit SRP19: MVENVIWPAYLDADLSRAEGRRVSRDLAVAEPTVDEIAKAVQQIGYDATIERDKAYSREHWADRGRVVVRGADDSTKNDLVQAVAAYVVAMRE; this comes from the coding sequence ATGGTCGAGAACGTCATCTGGCCCGCCTATCTCGATGCGGACCTCTCGCGGGCCGAGGGACGCCGCGTGTCCCGGGATCTGGCAGTCGCTGAGCCGACGGTCGACGAGATCGCGAAAGCCGTCCAGCAGATCGGGTACGACGCCACGATCGAGCGGGACAAGGCCTACTCGCGGGAACACTGGGCCGATCGGGGCCGCGTCGTGGTCCGTGGCGCGGACGACTCGACGAAGAACGATCTCGTCCAGGCCGTCGCGGCGTACGTCGTCGCGATGCGGGAGTAG
- a CDS encoding PGF-CTERM-anchored ABC transporter substrate-binding protein, with protein MRQKPVILITAVLALSLLAPAAAASSAGGAADANQAACEYPIELTDATGETITLEEPPESVVALQPSDAQTVYEIGAEDRLDGLPYSPATSGLDRGDRADVSDGWQVNTERVIDLDPDVVLAANITSEDDIETLRDAGLTVYHFEAANTIDDVRDNVVRTGELTGECAGATETVDWMNEQLEVVETAVEDADRPLAYYAMGEDGTTAGTDTFIHEVLATADVENLAERAGITFYQQLSSETIVDEDPEWIIYPDDREEPPIPEGAEATTAYQNDNVVAVDANQISQPAPQVVYAVVDIVEAIHPDAYEAASEGLEESGEDGENDGDGETGGSSETDGDDSDDASESIPGFGAPAAVAALLGGTLLLRRR; from the coding sequence ATGCGACAGAAACCCGTTATCCTCATCACCGCAGTACTCGCCCTCTCGCTGCTCGCACCCGCCGCGGCCGCGAGCAGTGCGGGAGGCGCTGCCGACGCGAATCAGGCGGCGTGTGAGTATCCGATCGAACTGACCGACGCGACGGGCGAAACGATTACGCTCGAGGAACCACCCGAATCCGTGGTCGCGTTGCAGCCGAGTGACGCACAGACAGTCTACGAAATCGGGGCGGAAGATCGTCTCGACGGCTTGCCGTACAGTCCTGCGACGAGCGGACTCGACCGCGGCGACCGCGCGGACGTCAGCGACGGCTGGCAGGTCAACACCGAGCGGGTGATCGACCTCGACCCGGACGTCGTGCTGGCGGCGAACATCACGTCCGAGGACGACATCGAAACGCTCCGAGACGCCGGGCTGACCGTCTATCACTTCGAGGCGGCGAATACGATCGACGACGTGCGCGACAACGTCGTCCGGACCGGCGAACTCACCGGCGAGTGTGCGGGCGCGACCGAGACCGTCGACTGGATGAACGAACAACTCGAGGTCGTCGAGACCGCCGTCGAGGACGCGGATCGACCGCTCGCGTACTACGCGATGGGCGAGGACGGGACGACGGCCGGCACCGATACCTTCATCCACGAAGTGCTGGCGACTGCCGACGTCGAGAACCTCGCCGAACGGGCCGGAATCACGTTCTACCAGCAACTCAGTAGCGAAACGATCGTCGACGAGGATCCCGAGTGGATCATTTACCCCGACGACAGGGAGGAACCGCCGATCCCCGAGGGGGCCGAAGCGACGACGGCCTACCAGAACGACAACGTCGTCGCCGTCGACGCCAACCAGATCAGCCAGCCCGCACCGCAGGTCGTCTACGCCGTCGTGGATATCGTCGAGGCGATCCACCCCGACGCCTACGAAGCGGCGAGCGAAGGCCTCGAGGAATCCGGCGAAGACGGTGAGAACGACGGAGACGGTGAGACCGGCGGTAGCAGTGAAACCGATGGCGACGACAGCGACGACGCGTCCGAGTCGATCCCCGGCTTCGGCGCACCGGCCGCCGTCGCTGCACTCCTCGGTGGCACGCTCCTGTTGCGTCGTCGGTAA